One window of Burkholderia vietnamiensis LMG 10929 genomic DNA carries:
- a CDS encoding MFS transporter produces MSESSSRSPSDFAAPPDAHRALALPVRRRARTATMALFFVAGMMYASWGVHVPTVRDKFELSPGLLSVALFAVAGGSIAAMLTIARWIARVGSRTACLTGGLVMSACAALILVVPEYWMLVAALALFGFSMATLDVAMNAEASAVEIALGRPIMSALHGMFSLGGMAGAAAGGALLSAGMAPAVHLALAAAVCAAVLLAASPAVLPHIPHHEAAHGGGNRWRSPALWMLGGIALVALIAEGAMYDWATVYMRDVVAASPALASAAYAAFSGGMALARFAGDAVRARFGAPQLVFASASLGCAGMVGALLLPNPIAVLTGFTLMGLGLANLMPVLFAAAARVEGIHAAEGLAHVAGLAYFGLLFGPVVIGAVAQAANLTAALSVVAICAALVAAVAPKVLAHLKI; encoded by the coding sequence GTGTCCGAATCTTCGTCCCGATCCCCGTCCGACTTCGCCGCGCCGCCCGACGCGCATCGCGCGCTCGCGTTGCCGGTTCGCCGGCGCGCCCGCACGGCCACGATGGCGCTGTTCTTCGTGGCGGGCATGATGTACGCGTCGTGGGGCGTGCATGTCCCGACCGTGCGCGACAAGTTCGAGCTCAGCCCCGGACTGCTGTCGGTCGCGTTGTTCGCGGTCGCGGGCGGCTCGATCGCCGCGATGCTGACGATCGCGCGCTGGATCGCGCGCGTCGGCTCGCGCACCGCGTGCCTGACCGGCGGGCTCGTGATGTCGGCCTGCGCGGCGCTGATCCTCGTCGTGCCCGAGTACTGGATGCTCGTCGCCGCGCTCGCGCTGTTCGGCTTTTCGATGGCCACGCTCGACGTCGCGATGAACGCCGAGGCGAGCGCCGTCGAGATCGCGCTCGGCAGGCCGATCATGTCGGCGCTGCACGGAATGTTCAGCCTCGGCGGGATGGCCGGGGCGGCGGCCGGCGGCGCGCTGCTGTCGGCCGGCATGGCGCCGGCCGTGCACCTCGCGCTCGCGGCAGCCGTCTGTGCGGCGGTGCTGCTGGCCGCGAGCCCCGCGGTGCTGCCGCACATCCCGCATCACGAAGCGGCACACGGCGGCGGCAACCGCTGGCGCTCGCCCGCGCTGTGGATGCTCGGCGGCATCGCGCTGGTTGCGTTGATCGCCGAAGGCGCGATGTACGACTGGGCGACCGTCTATATGCGCGACGTCGTCGCGGCGAGCCCCGCGCTCGCGAGCGCCGCGTATGCGGCGTTCTCCGGCGGGATGGCGCTCGCGCGCTTCGCCGGCGACGCGGTGCGCGCCCGCTTCGGCGCGCCGCAGCTCGTGTTCGCGAGCGCGTCGCTCGGCTGCGCGGGCATGGTCGGCGCGCTGTTGCTGCCGAATCCGATCGCGGTGCTGACCGGCTTCACGCTGATGGGCCTCGGCCTCGCCAACCTGATGCCGGTGCTGTTCGCGGCCGCGGCGCGCGTCGAAGGCATTCACGCGGCCGAAGGGCTCGCGCACGTCGCCGGGCTCGCGTATTTCGGCTTGCTGTTCGGCCCGGTCGTGATCGGTGCGGTCGCGCAGGCAGCGAACCTGACGGCCGCGCTGTCGGTCGTCGCGATCTGTGCGGCGCTCGTCGCGGCGGTCGCGCCGAAGGTGCTCGCGCATCTGAAGATCTGA